One Nocardioides dongkuii genomic window, TCCTGGCGGCCTGGGCGGCGCTCGCGGTGTGGCTCGCGGCACGCTCGATGCGGTGGGAGCCGCGCTCGTGACCCGGCCCGGCCCGCGGGCCGGGCAGACTGGGGCCGTGAGGCGATGGTGGGCCGGCTGGACGGCGGGGACCGAGCAGGACCAGGTGCGCCGCGTCGACCTCTACACCCGCCAGTCGCTCTACCTGCTGCTCTGGGGCACCCCGCTGCTCGTCGGGGTGCAGGCGGCCAACACCGTCCCCGACGACGAGCGGCGGCTGCTGCTCGCGGTCGCGATCGGGGGCCTGGTCCTCACGGCCGCGGCGCACCGGGTGCTCGGCGACGTGGTCTCGCTGCACCCGGCGTACGGCCCGCTGCCGTGGCGCAGCATGGGGCCGTTCCTCGGCCTGGCCGCGGTCGGGTACGTCGCGGTGCTGCCGATGCCGACCGAGGTCCGCGGCTTCGGCGTGATGGTCCTCTGGTCGGCGCTGGCCTGGGCGCTGGGCGGGCTGCGCGACCGTCGCGTCTCGGTGCCGCTGGTCGTCGCCCTCGCGGTGCTGCCGGCGGCCGCCGCGCGCCAGCTCGTGCTGATGCCGGCGTTCATGCTCGGCGCGCTGGTGATCGGGGGCTTCTTCGTCTTCACGGTCCGGGTGTCGCTGTGGATGTACAGCGTGGTCCGCGAGCTCGACCGCGCCCGCGTCGCCCGCGAGGCGCTCGCCGTGGCCGAGGAGCGGCTGCGGTTCTCCCGCGACGTGCACGACGTGCTGGGCCGGCGGCTCTCGGCGATCGCGCTGCAGGCCGAGCTGGCCGCGTCGCTCGCGCGCCGCGGCGACCCCAGCGCCGCCGACCGGATGCTGGAGGTCCGCGGGGTGGCGCACGAGGCGCTGCGCGAGGCCCGCGAGCTGGCGCGCGGCTACGGCACGACCGACCTCGGCCAGGAGCTGGAGGGGGCGCGGTCGCTGCTGCGCTCGGCCGGCATCGCGGTCGACCTCGACGTCGACGGCCTGCCCGGGCCCTGGCACGAGGCCGCCGGGTGGGTGGTCCGCGAGACGGTCACCAACGTGCTGCGGCACTCGGCGGCGACCCGGGTGGACATCGGGTACGACGACGGCGTGCTGCGGGTGCGCAACGACCGGCCGACCGTGCCGCCGGGTGCGGCGGCCGTCTCCGGCACGGGGCTGCGGATCCTCGCCGACCGGCTCGCGCCGCTCGGCGCCACGCTGGAGTCCGGCGGGGACGCCGAGTGGTTCGAGGTGCGGGTGCAGCTGCCGACCCGCGCCGCGGAGGTGCCGGCGTGATCGCTCCGATCCGGATCCTGCTGGCCGACGACGAGCAGCTGATCCGCACCGCGCTCGCCCAGCTCCTCGAGCTCGAGGACGACCTCACCGTCGTCGCCCAGGCCGGCTCCGGCGACGAGGCGGTCGCGGTGGCGCGGGCCCGCGAGCTCGACGTCGCGGTGCTCGACCTGCAGATGCCCGGCACCGACGGCATCTCCGCCGCGGAGCAGCTGCTGCGGATCCACCCCGGCTGCGGGGTCGTCATCGTCACCGGGCACGGCCGCCCCGGCCACCTCAAGCGGGCGCTGACCGCGGGGGTCCGCGGGTTCCTGCCGAAGACCACCTCCGCCGCCACGCTCGCGGCGGTCGTGCGGTCGGTGCACGCCGGCGGCCGGTACGTCGACCCGGAGCTCTCCGCCGAGGCGATCGCCGCCGGCGACAGCCCGCTGACGCCGCGAGAGGCCGACGTACTCGAGCTCGCCGCCGACGGCGCCCCGGTCGACGAGATCGCCCGCCGGGCCTCGCTCTCCCCCGGCACCGTGCGCAACTACCTCTCCAGCGCGGTCACCAAGCTCGGTGCCGCCAACCGGCACGACGCCGCTGCCACTGCTCGCCGGCTGGGGTGGATCTAGTCGTCGTAGGTTTCCCCGGTGATCAGGGAGAACCTGATGTTCTCAGGGATCGTGATGGCCGAGAACGTCAGGTTTCCCCGGATATTTGGGGAAACCCGCCCAGGCAGACCCGCCCCACCTACCGCGCCAACCACGCGGCGTACGCGTCGAAGGTGTACGGCCGGCCGAGGAAGTCGGCGACCAGGTCGGCGGCGTCCTTGGCGCCACCGGGGGCGAGCACCCGGTCGCGGTAGCGGCGGGCGACGTCGGGGGCGAACAGGTCGTCGGGGTCGAAGGCGCTGAACAGGTCCTTGGCGATGACCAGCGACCACATGTAGGTGTAGTACGCCGAGGAGTAGCCGGCGAGGTGGCCGAAGCTGGCGAACATGTGGGTGCCCTCGACGTACGGGAACGGCGAGTAGCGCGCCTGCATCTGCTTCATCGCCGCGGTGAGGTCGGCGGGCCGGTCGGTGTGGAACCAGTACGACATCGCGGCGTAGAACATCTGCACCCGCGCCTGGATCCCCTTGCCGTAGTCGTCGGCGGCGCGCATCCGCTCGACCAGCGCGGCCGGGATCGGCTCGCCGTCCTCGTCGGTGGCGAAGCTGCGCAGGATGTCGGCGTCCCACGCCCACTCCTCGAGCATCTGGCTGGGGGCCTCGACGAAGTCCCACTCGGTGGCGACGCCGGCGAACCGCGCCCACTGCCCGCGCCCGCCGAGCACGTGGTGGACCAGGTGGCCGAACTCGTGGAACAGCGTCACCACGTGGTCGTGCTCCATCAGCCCGCGCGCGAAGTTGCAGACCAGCACCCCCTCGGGCAGCTGCCGTCCGGCGACCCCTTCGGCGAGGGTGAACTGGGCGGCGTGCTTGTACTTGCCCTCGCGCGGGTGCAGGTCGAGGTAGATCCGCGCGAACGGCGCCGCGCCGTCGGCCTCCCACACGTCGTACGCCGTGACGTCGTCGTGCCAGACTGGCGCGTCGGCGACCGGCTCGTAGCGCAGCCCGAAGAGCCGCCCGGTCACCTCGAGCAGCCCCTGGCGCACCTGGGCGAAGTCGAAGTAGCGACGCACCTGCTGGGCGTCGACGTCGTACTGCTCGCGGCGCACGACCTCCTGGTAGTACGTCGCGTCGGAGGCCGGGATCTCCGTCGCGTCGGGGTGGTCGCGGCGGTAGCGCTCCATCAGCACGGCGAGGTCGCGCTCCATCGGCGCGGCCGCGGCGTCGGCGATCCGGTCGATGAACGCGGGGATCGCGGGGCCGGAGCCGATCATCTTCACGGCCGCGTCGTACGACGCCCAGTCGGCGTAGCCGACCAGGGTCGCCAGCTCGTGGCGCAGCGCGAACATCTCCTGCAGCAGCGGCTCGTTCTGCGGGTAGCCACGGGTCAGGAAGGCGACGCTCATGTCGTGGCGCAGGCCGGCGTCGTGGGCGAACATCCGCACCGGCACCGCGTCGGGGTAGTCGGTCGTCGCCGTGAGGTTGCCGTCGGCGTCGGCGGGGTGCGCGTCGAGCCAGTCCTGCGGCAGGCCGGCGTACCGCTCGGCGGCCGCGGTCACGGTGCGGACGTCGTCGCGCACGTTCCGGCCGAACTCCTGGTCGATCGCGGTCAGCCGCTCGTTGATCTCGGCGAGCCGCGCGCGGGTCGCGTCGTCGCGGTCCACGCCCGCGCGCCGGAAGTCGTCGAGGACCTTGCCGTGCAGCCGGGCCGCCTGCTCGTCGAGCCCGCTGGCGTCGAGGCCGGCGAACACGTCGTACAGGGCCCGGTCCTGGCGCAGCTCGGTCGCCAGCCGGTCGACCTCGACCTCGGCCTGCTCGCAGCTGGTGCGGACCGCCTCGTCGGGGTGCACGTTGGAGAGCAGCGACCCGACCGCCGCGACGTTGCCGAGCTGCAGCGCGACCTCGTCCCACTGCCGCAGCGCGTCCAGCGCGTCGGCCGGCGGCGCCGCGCGGAGCTCGTCGACCAGGCGCCGGGCCGTGGCCAGGCCGTCGGTCGTGCGGCCCTCCACCCAGGCGAGGGCGTCGTCGGTGGCGGGCAGGGCGAGCGGCTCGAGGGTCACGCGGGCCAGCGTAGGTGGCCCTGCCGACGCCGGCTCAGGGCCCGCTGAGCTGGTCCCGCCGCCGGGTCAGGTAGGCCCGCTCGGCGGAGTTGCCGGTCGCGGCGATGGCAGCGTCGTACGCCGCGCGGGCCTCGGCGCTGCGGCCGAGCCGGCGCAGCAGGTCGGCGCGGGTCGCGTGCCAGGCGTGGTACGTCGTGAGCGGCAGCCGGTCGACCTCGGCCAGGGCCACCTCCGGCCCGTCGAGCTCCGCGACCGCGACCGCCCGGTTGAGCGTGACGAACGGGCTGGGCGCGATCGCCTGCAGGTGGGTGTAGAGCGTCGCGACCTGCGCCCAGTCGGTGTCGGCCGCCGTCGGGGCATCCGTGTGGACGGCGTTCACGGCGGCGAGCAGCTGGTACTGGCCGGGCCGGTTGCGCGCCAGGCACTCGCGCACCAGCGCGTGCCCCTCGGCGATCTTGGCGCGGTCCCAGCCGCCGCGGTCCTGCTCGGGCAGCGGGACCAGCTCGCCGCCGGCGAACCGGCTCGCGCGGCGCGCGTCGGTGAGCAGCATCAGCGCGAGCAGCCCGGCGACCTCCGGCTCCTCGGGGAGCAGGGACCGCAGCACCCGGCCGAGCCGGACCGCCTCGTCGGTGAGCTCGGCGCGGACCGGGGCGTCGCCCGCGGAGGCGAGGTAGCCCTCGTTGAAGACCAGGTAGACCACCGCGAGGACGGCGCCCAGCCGCTCGGCGAGGTCGTCGGGCCCCGGCACCCGGAACGGGATCCGGGCGCCCTTGATCTTGGCCTTCGCGCGGGTGATCCGCTGGGCCATCGTGGTCTCCGGCACGAGGAACGCCGCGGCGATCTCGCCGACGGTGAGCCCGCCGAGCAGCCGCAGCGTGAGCGCCACCCGGGCCTCGGGCGCGAGCGCCGGGTGGCAGCAGGTGAAGATCAGCCGGAGCCGGTCGTCGGCCACGACGCCGGTCGGCTCGGGCGGGGTGTCGTCGCCGATCACGAGGGCCGCCTGGTGCTTGGCGTCGCGCTGCTGCTCGCGGCGGATCCGGTCGATGGCCTTGCGGGTGGCGGTCGTCGTCAGCCAGCCGCCCGGGTTGGGCGGGGTGCCGTCGGCCGGCCACCGCTCGAGCGCGGCGACGAGCGCCTCGCTGGCGGCGTCCTCGGCGACGTCGAGGTCGCCGAAGCGGCGCACCAGCGAGGCGACCACGCGGGCGTGCTCGTCGCGGAAGACCCGCTCGATCGCGGCGCCGGGGGCCGCCGTACCGCTCACTCGGCCTGGAACGGCCGGACCTCGACCTTGCCGCGGCAGGCCCGGGACCCCTCCTTGGCCCACCCCAGCGCGGCGTCGAGGTCGGGGACCGTGATCACCCAGAAGCCGCCGAGGTACTCCTTGGACTCCGCGAAGGGGCCGTCGGTGACGACCGGCTGCGCGCCGGTGTTGTCGACGGTGGTGGCCTGCTCGATCGGCATCAGGCCACCGGCGAAGATCCAGGCGCCCTCGGCCTGCAGCTTCTGGTTGAACGCCTCCACCGCCTCGAAGACCGGCTGCATCTCCTCGGGGGTCATCGCGGCCATCCGCTCGTCGTCGGCGGGGTCGTGGTGGACGGACAGCAGGTACTCGGACATGACGGTCTCCTCGGTCTCGGGGGCGCCCCGTGGCTGCCTCTCATCCTCTCCACGAACAGGCCCGGACGGATACGACATCGTCGACGAAAACTGCTGCACCTCGACATCGGCGTCGACGACCTCCCCGCGGCCGAGTGACCGCCCCGCTCACCAGCCGTGCGAGCCCGGGATCCCCTTGAACGGACCCACGACGCCCGAGGTGATCCAGCCGCCGTAGAACCCGCCCGGTTGCGGCACGACGACCTCGCCGTCGACCAGGCACCGGTCGGTGCCGGCGGCCATCACCGCGACCGCGCCCGCGATCGCCGCGAAGCCGGGGGCGGGGTCGGGGTAGGTCCAGGCCGCGCGCGGCGAGACGACGTCGCCCTCGGGGCCCCCGACCAGGTCGAAGTACGCCGCCGCGCCCTTCCACTCGCAGAAGGAGCTGCCCGCGCACGCGCGCAGCGCGCCCTCGGCGTACGCCGCCCGCGGCAGGTAGTACGTCGGCGGGTGGCTGGTCTCGAGCACCCGCCACGAGCGGGTCGTCCGCGCGACGACGGTGCCGCCGAGCTCGACCACGACCGACGCCGAGCACTCCTCGACCCGCGGCGGGCGGGGGTAGTCCCAGACCGACTCCTGGCCGGGTCCGGGCCGCTCGGGCCGTGGTCGTCGCACCAGGCCAGTGAACCCGCGCGACCAAGCCCGGCGTAACCTTCCGCGGCGTGTCGCGCCTCCGCAGCCTCGTCGCCGACACCCGCCCGCTGCGCAACGAGCACTTCCGCAGGCTCTGGCTGGCCAACATCATCACGGTCGTCGGCGCCCAGCTCACGGTGGTGGCGGTGCCGGCGCAGATCTACGCCCAGACCGGCTCCTCGGCGTACGTCGGGCTGACCGGGCTGTTCGGCCTGGTGCCGCTCGTCGTCTTCGGCCTGTACGGCGGGGCGCTCGCCGACGTCTTCGACCGGCGCACGATCCTGGTGGTCACCACGATCGGGCTGATCGTGACCAGCGGGCTGTTCTACGCCCAGGCGGCGCTCGGCCTCGGCAACGTGTGGCTGCTGCTGTGCCTGTTCGCGGTGCAGCAGGCGTTCTTCGCGGTCAACCAGCCGACCCGCAGCGCGCTGCTGCCGAAGCTGGTCGGCACCGAGCTGCTGCCCGCGGCGAACTCGCTGAACATGACCGTGATGCAGGCCGGCGCGATCGCCGGGCCGCTGGTCGCGGGCGTGCTGATCCCGGTGATCGGCTTCTCCTGGCTCTACCTCATCGACACCCTCACGCTGATCGCGACGCTGTCCGCCGTGGTCCGGCTGCCGCGCTTCGGGTCGGTCACCACGGGGGGCGTCCCGGGGGTGCGCGCGGTCGTCGACGGGTTCGCCTACCTGCGGCACCAGCCGGTGCTGCTGATGTCGTTCGTCGTCGACATCATCGCGATGGTCTTCGGCATGCCGCGTGCGCTGTTCCCGGAGATCGCGCACCTCGACTTCGGCGGGCCCGACGAGGGCGGCCTGGTGTTCGCGCTGCTCTTCGCCGCGATCCCGGCGGGCGCGGTGCTCGGCGGCGTCCTCAGCGGCTGGGTCTCGCGGATCGACCGCCAGGGACTCGCGGTGATCGTCTGCATCCTCGTGTGGGGCGGCGCGATGACCGGGTTCGGGCTCGCCGTCGGGCTCGCCGAGCACTGGCGCACCCCGATGCTGGTCGCGGCGCTGCTGATGCTCGTCGTCGGCGGCGCGGCCGACATGGCCTCGGCGGCGTTCCGCACCTCGATGCTGCTCACCGCCGCGACCGACGACATGCGGGGCCGGCTGCAGGGCGTCTTCATCGTGGTCGTCGCCGGCGGGCCGCGGGTCGCCGACGTCGCGCACGGCGCCTCGGCGGCCGCCGTCGGCACCGCGGCCGCGGCGGCGGGCGGCGGCGTCCTGGTCGTCGTCGGCACCGTGGTCGCCGCGCTCGCCGTCCCCGCGTTCGTGCGCTACCGGCTCAGCAGCGTGCGCTGACGCGCGCGGGGTACCGCCTCCCGGTGAGACTCCCATCACTTCCCGGGCCCCGTGACCTGGCCGACCTGCTGGAGCAGGTGCTGGCGCTCGCGCCGCGCGCCGGCCGGCTGCTCTCCGGCGCCGAGCGCCTCGTCGCCGAGGCGGGGGTGCTGCTCGCGCAGGTGCAGGCCCTCGTCGTGCGGATGGAGGAGACCCGGCTGCGCGCGGTCGAGGTCGTGGAGAAGGTCGACGGCATCCGGGCGCGCGCCGACGGCATCATCGACGGCGTCGACCAGGTCCGCACCCGCGCCGACGGCGTCATCGACGGCGTCGACCAAGTCCGCACCCGCGCCGACGGCGTCATCGACGGCGTCGACCAAGTCCGCACCCGCGCCGACGGCGTCATCGACGGCGTCGACCAAGTCCGCACCCGCGCCGACGGCGTCATCGACGGCGTCGACCAAGTCCGCACCCGCGCCGACGGCGTCATCGACGGCGTCGACCAAGTCCGCACCCGGGCCGACGGGGTCATCGACGGCGTCGCGGAGGTGCGGGACAAGGCCGACACCGCGATCGGCGGCGTGGACGACGTACGCCGGCGCGCCGACGGGCTGATCGACCGGGTCCAGGACCCGCTGGACCGGATGACCAGGCTGCTCGACGGCCTCGAGCCCCCGCTGATCGCGCTGCAGCCGGTGCTCGCCGCGCTCGCGGAGTCGACCCACCCCGACGAGGTCGAGGCGGCCGTCGCGATGATCGACCGGCTGCCCCAGCTCGAGACCGCGCTCCGGGACGACGTGATCCCCCTGCTCGGGACGCTCGGCACGGTGGCACCCGACATCCACACCATGCTCGCGGTCGTCGAGGAGCTCAGCGAGACCGTGCTGCGCCTGCCGGGCATGGGCCGGATCCGCAAGAAGGTCGACCAGGAGCAGGACGAGCAGGACGGGCCGGACGGGCAGAAGGGCGCGGAGCGGGTCAGCGGCTGAGCAGGCCCCGGGCGTACGCCGCCTGGCCGACGTGCTGGGTGTCGTCGTTCACGACGCTGACCAGGCGCACCCCGAGGGTGACCGGCGGGTCCCAGCCCTCGTCGACGACCCGGTCCAGGTCGTCCTCGCCGACCCCGCGCAGGAAGGCGAGGGTCTGCGCGTGCACGGCGTCGAGGTACGCCGTCAGCAGCGCCGCGTCCGCGCGGACCGCCTCGACCTGCTCCGCGGAGTGGCCGTAGCCGGTGTCGGCGGGGTCGAGCGGCAGCCCGAACCGCTCGACGTACCCCTGCCCGGTCCACACCTGCTCGGTGCCGGCCACGTCGGCGACGTGGTCGTCCTGCACCCGGGTCAGGTGCCAGACCAGCCACCCGATCGGGTTGGCGTCCGGCGCGGGAC contains:
- a CDS encoding response regulator transcription factor, giving the protein MIAPIRILLADDEQLIRTALAQLLELEDDLTVVAQAGSGDEAVAVARARELDVAVLDLQMPGTDGISAAEQLLRIHPGCGVVIVTGHGRPGHLKRALTAGVRGFLPKTTSAATLAAVVRSVHAGGRYVDPELSAEAIAAGDSPLTPREADVLELAADGAPVDEIARRASLSPGTVRNYLSSAVTKLGAANRHDAAATARRLGWI
- a CDS encoding RNA polymerase sigma factor, producing the protein MSGTAAPGAAIERVFRDEHARVVASLVRRFGDLDVAEDAASEALVAALERWPADGTPPNPGGWLTTTATRKAIDRIRREQQRDAKHQAALVIGDDTPPEPTGVVADDRLRLIFTCCHPALAPEARVALTLRLLGGLTVGEIAAAFLVPETTMAQRITRAKAKIKGARIPFRVPGPDDLAERLGAVLAVVYLVFNEGYLASAGDAPVRAELTDEAVRLGRVLRSLLPEEPEVAGLLALMLLTDARRASRFAGGELVPLPEQDRGGWDRAKIAEGHALVRECLARNRPGQYQLLAAVNAVHTDAPTAADTDWAQVATLYTHLQAIAPSPFVTLNRAVAVAELDGPEVALAEVDRLPLTTYHAWHATRADLLRRLGRSAEARAAYDAAIAATGNSAERAYLTRRRDQLSGP
- a CDS encoding M3 family metallopeptidase; this encodes MTLEPLALPATDDALAWVEGRTTDGLATARRLVDELRAAPPADALDALRQWDEVALQLGNVAAVGSLLSNVHPDEAVRTSCEQAEVEVDRLATELRQDRALYDVFAGLDASGLDEQAARLHGKVLDDFRRAGVDRDDATRARLAEINERLTAIDQEFGRNVRDDVRTVTAAAERYAGLPQDWLDAHPADADGNLTATTDYPDAVPVRMFAHDAGLRHDMSVAFLTRGYPQNEPLLQEMFALRHELATLVGYADWASYDAAVKMIGSGPAIPAFIDRIADAAAAPMERDLAVLMERYRRDHPDATEIPASDATYYQEVVRREQYDVDAQQVRRYFDFAQVRQGLLEVTGRLFGLRYEPVADAPVWHDDVTAYDVWEADGAAPFARIYLDLHPREGKYKHAAQFTLAEGVAGRQLPEGVLVCNFARGLMEHDHVVTLFHEFGHLVHHVLGGRGQWARFAGVATEWDFVEAPSQMLEEWAWDADILRSFATDEDGEPIPAALVERMRAADDYGKGIQARVQMFYAAMSYWFHTDRPADLTAAMKQMQARYSPFPYVEGTHMFASFGHLAGYSSAYYTYMWSLVIAKDLFSAFDPDDLFAPDVARRYRDRVLAPGGAKDAADLVADFLGRPYTFDAYAAWLAR
- a CDS encoding MFS transporter: MSRLRSLVADTRPLRNEHFRRLWLANIITVVGAQLTVVAVPAQIYAQTGSSAYVGLTGLFGLVPLVVFGLYGGALADVFDRRTILVVTTIGLIVTSGLFYAQAALGLGNVWLLLCLFAVQQAFFAVNQPTRSALLPKLVGTELLPAANSLNMTVMQAGAIAGPLVAGVLIPVIGFSWLYLIDTLTLIATLSAVVRLPRFGSVTTGGVPGVRAVVDGFAYLRHQPVLLMSFVVDIIAMVFGMPRALFPEIAHLDFGGPDEGGLVFALLFAAIPAGAVLGGVLSGWVSRIDRQGLAVIVCILVWGGAMTGFGLAVGLAEHWRTPMLVAALLMLVVGGAADMASAAFRTSMLLTAATDDMRGRLQGVFIVVVAGGPRVADVAHGASAAAVGTAAAAAGGGVLVVVGTVVAALAVPAFVRYRLSSVR
- a CDS encoding DUF427 domain-containing protein; its protein translation is MRRPRPERPGPGQESVWDYPRPPRVEECSASVVVELGGTVVARTTRSWRVLETSHPPTYYLPRAAYAEGALRACAGSSFCEWKGAAAYFDLVGGPEGDVVSPRAAWTYPDPAPGFAAIAGAVAVMAAGTDRCLVDGEVVVPQPGGFYGGWITSGVVGPFKGIPGSHGW
- a CDS encoding YciI family protein yields the protein MSEYLLSVHHDPADDERMAAMTPEEMQPVFEAVEAFNQKLQAEGAWIFAGGLMPIEQATTVDNTGAQPVVTDGPFAESKEYLGGFWVITVPDLDAALGWAKEGSRACRGKVEVRPFQAE
- a CDS encoding sensor histidine kinase, with the translated sequence MRRWWAGWTAGTEQDQVRRVDLYTRQSLYLLLWGTPLLVGVQAANTVPDDERRLLLAVAIGGLVLTAAAHRVLGDVVSLHPAYGPLPWRSMGPFLGLAAVGYVAVLPMPTEVRGFGVMVLWSALAWALGGLRDRRVSVPLVVALAVLPAAAARQLVLMPAFMLGALVIGGFFVFTVRVSLWMYSVVRELDRARVAREALAVAEERLRFSRDVHDVLGRRLSAIALQAELAASLARRGDPSAADRMLEVRGVAHEALREARELARGYGTTDLGQELEGARSLLRSAGIAVDLDVDGLPGPWHEAAGWVVRETVTNVLRHSAATRVDIGYDDGVLRVRNDRPTVPPGAAAVSGTGLRILADRLAPLGATLESGGDAEWFEVRVQLPTRAAEVPA
- a CDS encoding mycothiol transferase; the protein is MTPAELLTDAFDRVRESAAAVVDGLSPDDLARRPAPDANPIGWLVWHLTRVQDDHVADVAGTEQVWTGQGYVERFGLPLDPADTGYGHSAEQVEAVRADAALLTAYLDAVHAQTLAFLRGVGEDDLDRVVDEGWDPPVTLGVRLVSVVNDDTQHVGQAAYARGLLSR